TCAAATAGAGACGAATGAAATTATTTTTAAGATGAATCAGCCTTCGAAGGCATCGATTGCATACCCGACTGAGCAGCCTGATAACGAAGATTTTATAGAATTAATTATGCCTGTAAGAGTAAGTTGATTTTAAAAGAGATTACGCTGAATAATTTCAGGAATTACGAAGAGCAGAAAATTGATTTTAATGAGAAGTTCAATTTTATTTACGGAGAGAACGGACAGGGTAAGACAAACATACTTGAAGCCGTTTCCTTTACATGCTTAACAAAAAGTTTTCTCGGAGCGTCCGAATCAGATTGTTTACGGTTCGACTCCGAAGGTTTTTCAATAGAGAGCACATATACAAACGATAACGGCAACGATGAAAAGATTGGAGTTGCGTATGATAAGCCTTCGGCAAAGAAAGCGATACATTTAAATAAAAACAAAGTTAGCAGCTACTCTTCTGAAATATTCGGAAGAATTCCGGCTGTGTTTTTATCGCCGCAGGATCTGGAAATTACCTATGGCAATCCTTCCGAAAGAAGAAAATTTTTCGATATTCTGATTTCACAAACAAGTCCGCTGTATCTTAATAATCTTAAAGATATGGTGAAGCTTGTTAAACAGAAGAACGCTTTATTCAGAAGCTATCATCAGCATCAGAGAATTTCTTCGGGAGAGTTAAAGGATTTACTTCAAAGCTATAACGAAAAATTTATAGAGGTTTCCGGTGAGATAATTGTAAAACGCATTGAGTTTTTAAAAGAGTTCTTAAATTATTTCTCAAAGAATTTTTCTTATCTGATAAATAAAAATCAGACGCCTTATATAAGCTACGAATCGGATGCTATTGGAACAATCGGTATAGATGAATATGAAACTGTAACGAAAGAAACAATAAAGTCAGGATATGAAAAGCTTTCCGAAAAAAGATTTGATGATGAAATTGCGAGGGGTACGTCGTTATTCGGCCCGCAGAGAGATGATTACATTTTCAGCCTGCAAAAAACTGCAGGTACAAATTTTTTTGATTTAAAAAATCACGCATCGCAGGGAGAACATAAAACCTTCCTTGTTGCACTGAAGCTTTCAGAATATGATTTTTTAAAAGATAAGAAAGAAACGAATCCTGTGCTGCTTTTAGATGACGTTCTTTCAGAGCTTGATGAAAATAGAGTGTCGATGATAATTTCTCATCTGAAGGAATTCGGGCAGATTTTTTTGACAACGACTAATAAAGGATATGCAGAAAATCTCAGCAAGTTTTATAATCCTTCAGAGATGAAAATTTTCAAAGTTATAAACGGAAAAGTTTTTACCGATAATTAATGCTTCACAATATGTTTCAGGAAAAGAAAGATGGGCGATTAGGCAAGGTGATTAACCTTCGCAACGAGCTTGATGAGTTTATGGAGTACATCGGCTTAAGCGAAAAGATGCAGGAGATGAAAATCCTGAAGGTATGGAATGAATGTGTGGGAGATACAATTTCACAATTCTCAAAACCTGTAGACATAAAAAAGAATAAGCTGTATGTAAGTGTTGAAAAC
The genomic region above belongs to Bacteroidota bacterium and contains:
- a CDS encoding DNA replication/repair protein RecF, translated to MILKEITLNNFRNYEEQKIDFNEKFNFIYGENGQGKTNILEAVSFTCLTKSFLGASESDCLRFDSEGFSIESTYTNDNGNDEKIGVAYDKPSAKKAIHLNKNKVSSYSSEIFGRIPAVFLSPQDLEITYGNPSERRKFFDILISQTSPLYLNNLKDMVKLVKQKNALFRSYHQHQRISSGELKDLLQSYNEKFIEVSGEIIVKRIEFLKEFLNYFSKNFSYLINKNQTPYISYESDAIGTIGIDEYETVTKETIKSGYEKLSEKRFDDEIARGTSLFGPQRDDYIFSLQKTAGTNFFDLKNHASQGEHKTFLVALKLSEYDFLKDKKETNPVLLLDDVLSELDENRVSMIISHLKEFGQIFLTTTNKGYAENLSKFYNPSEMKIFKVINGKVFTDN
- a CDS encoding DUF721 domain-containing protein, with protein sequence MLHNMFQEKKDGRLGKVINLRNELDEFMEYIGLSEKMQEMKILKVWNECVGDTISQFSKPVDIKKNKLYVSVENAVWRYELSARKEEILNRVNEILKNKKVKDIIFV